The DNA sequence GTGCTGCGCCGCTCGTCGTGGCTGGTGCTGGCCGTGGGATTCGCGGTGATCGTGGCGTACACGCTGAACGAGGACGGACATCCGACGGTCGTTCCGCGGGTCATCGCGGGAGTCGGCGCGGCCGCGTTGGTGGTGATGTTCACGCGGATCGCGCGCGAGGTACCCGGCCGGACACTGAAAGCGGTGCTCAAACACCGCCAGATCCTCGCGATCCGGATCGTGCAGCTGCTCGCCGCGGTCCTATTCGGTGTGCTCACAGCGGTTTTCGGCGCGATGACGGTCCCGGCGGTGCTTGCGTCGGCGCTGGTGTTGTCGCTGCCGATCGTCGTGATCGTCGGTGGCCTCACCGGCGAGCGGCTGTGGTGAGGTCGTCGCCGTCCATCGCGTACGAGTTCACGCCTTCCTCAACCCGGCCTTGGTGTGGCGAACGCGCGGCGGAGAGCGAAGTGAGTACGGTTCCGCCGTGGTCTTCGTCGGGATGGGCGCAGGGTGACGTTCTGACCGTCTGCGACCAGGTGGTCGCAGGACAACTCACCTTCGTGTTCTAGGCCCGGAGGTGAGAACACCGACCTGTGCTGACGCCCGTTCGTTGTGTCGGTGCTGTGGAGCGAAGCACCCGGTTCGCGGAGCCGGCACCGGTCAACGACGACGCTGGGATCCAGCGGAACCGACTCGATGGTGTTCACCGGCGGACGACTCAGGTCGGCGAAGAAGTGGGCATCGAGCCCCGAACAGTTCGGGAAACCGGGGGGAAGTCGACCGGAAGACCGCGAAATGATCACGCCTCGCCCGCTGATTGCCTAGCCTGATTCTGATCCGTACTGCGCTGCTGGTGGATTCTGGCGCCCGGGAGGGGGAGCGGCGATGGATGTCGAAGTCGGCGATGTCGCGCAACAGGCCTACACCGGTGCCCTGCCGCAGTGGTCCGAGGTCGAGTCGCTGGTCGAAGCCGCCCACCGGCGGTGCAAAGCGGAAACCGCCGGTGTGGTGGCCGATTACATCCCGGTCCTCGCCGAGGCCGACCCGGATTGGTTTGCGGTCTGCGTTGCCGAGGCCGATGGCAGCGTGCACACCGCCGGCGACATCGACGTCGAATTCTCGATCCAGTCGATCTCGAAGGCGTTCGTCTATGCACTGGTCTGCGAGGCTCACGGACACGACGTGGTGGCTCGACGAATCGGGGTCAACAACACCGGTCTGCCGTTCAACTCCGTGATCGCGATCGAGCTCAACGATGGCCACCCGATGAACCCGATGGTCAACGCCGGCGCGATAGCCACGACCGCGCTGGTGCCCGGCGACACTCGCGACGAGCAGTGGAACTCCATCGTCTTCGGGCTGTCCGAATTCGCCGGAAGAACTCTGGAAGTCGACCACGCCGTGTATCGGTCGGAATCGGAGACCAATCAGCGCAACCGGGCGATCGCGCGGTTACTGGAAAGCTACGGCCGCATCGACCCGGACCCGCTGACTGTCGTCGACGTGTACACCCGGCAGTGCGCGCTGCGGGTGACCGCCCGCGATCTGGCCGTGATGGGGGCGACGCTCGCTCATGGTGGGGTCAACCCGGTGACGGGCCGGCGTGTGGTCTCGGCAGGAGTGTGCCGCGACACGTTGGCCATCCTCGCCGCCAACGGTGCCTACGAGCGTTCCGGTGAATGGCTCTTCGACATCGGGCTGCCCGGCAAGTCCGGAGTGGCCGGCGGGTTGGTGACCGTCGCGCCGGGCAAGGCAGGCATCGGCACCTTCTCCCCGCCCTTGGACGCAGCCGGGAACAGTGTGCGCGGTCAACGCGCCACGGCGTACCTGTCGCGGGTGTTGGGGCTCAACATCTTCGCCTCGCAGGCCCATACGCCTTTCGCCCAGAGGAAGGACCACCCGTGACCGCTCGAGCGACCGCGGACAGCGAGGAGCGCGCCCCCTGGCTTCCGATGGTGGGCCTGTTCCTCGCGCAGATGCTCATGTCGTTCAACGTTGCGGCACTGCCGGTGTCGATCGGTGGCATGGTCGAGGATTTCGGCGTGCCTCCCACCGCGGTCAGCACCGCCATCGTCACCTACGGACTCATGGTGGCGGCACTGGTGATGGTGGGCGCCAAAATCGGCCAGCGCGTCGGCTGG is a window from the Mycolicibacterium litorale genome containing:
- the glsA gene encoding glutaminase A, which gives rise to MDVEVGDVAQQAYTGALPQWSEVESLVEAAHRRCKAETAGVVADYIPVLAEADPDWFAVCVAEADGSVHTAGDIDVEFSIQSISKAFVYALVCEAHGHDVVARRIGVNNTGLPFNSVIAIELNDGHPMNPMVNAGAIATTALVPGDTRDEQWNSIVFGLSEFAGRTLEVDHAVYRSESETNQRNRAIARLLESYGRIDPDPLTVVDVYTRQCALRVTARDLAVMGATLAHGGVNPVTGRRVVSAGVCRDTLAILAANGAYERSGEWLFDIGLPGKSGVAGGLVTVAPGKAGIGTFSPPLDAAGNSVRGQRATAYLSRVLGLNIFASQAHTPFAQRKDHP